GGCGGGGAACGCGACATCGGCGGCCTCGCCGAACCGCTGGAGCAGATGGGCGATGCGGTCGTGCTGCTCGCGCGACTGATGACGAAGGGCGAGCCGGTGGTCGCGCAGCCAGCGCTCCATCTGTTCGAAGCGACCGGTGCGGAAGAGCCGCTGCAGCAAGGCGTGCCGCTCCTCGGAACGGGCCCGCAGGAACGCCTGGAAGCGGCCCTGCGGCAGCATCGCCACCTGGCAGAACTGGGTGAGGGTCATGCCGAGGAGCCCGGTGACCAGGTGCCCGGCCTCGTCCATGCGGGACGTCAGCGGCACCCACTCGCCGTCGACCCGCTCAATGAGCGTCACCGAGGCCTGTTGGACGGTAGTGCCGGTGCCGCGTCGCTTGGGCCGCTCCCACGCCGGCGCCCGCGCGATGCGGAAGCGGCGCCCGGCCAACGTCGCCTCGAGACAGACGCGCGGCGCGAGCCCGGGCTCGGCATGGTCGGACCGCAGGCGCTTGGCCGCGCCGCGGTCGCCGGGTACGTCGCCGTACAACGCGAAGCAGACCGCGTCGAGCACGCTGGTCTTGCCGGCCCCGGTGGCACCGGAGAGCAGGAAGAGCCCGGCCTCGGAGAGGGCGTCGAAGTCGACGGTGACCTCGTCGGCGAACGGGCCGAAGGCGGTGACCTCGAGGGTGTGCAGGCGCATCAGCCGGCCTCAGCCACAGGTTGGGTGGCGTGCAGCGCATCGGCGTCGGGGTCGTCGCGACAGGCGTCATGGGCGGCGAGGAGCAGCGCCGCCTCGGTGGCGCTGGCGGGCGCGCCGCGCAGATCGGCCACGAAGTCGAGGGCGATGTCGTGGTCGGAGCGGCCGTGCACGCGCGACTGCGGGGTGTCGTCGCCCGACTCACCCAGCGGCTCGAACGCGATGACCAGCGTGTGCGGGAAGCGAGTCCGCAGTCGTTCCATGGCGCGCAACGGACGGGGCAGGTCGGTCAGTGTGACCTGAACCCAGTCGTCGGTGTGCGCGGCCAGGGACGGATCGTTCAGGAGAGCGTCGATCTCGCCGTGCAGGCGAGCCAGCCGCCGCGGGACGGGGGCTTCGACGAACCGGGCGCCCGCGATGCCGGCTGCGTCGAGGTCGACCAGCCAGGAGCCCTTGACGTGAGCCTGCTCGGAGAAGGAGTAGGCCAGCGGGGAGCCGCTGTAGCGGACGTGGTCGGTCAACGTGTGCCGGCCGTGGAGGTGGCCGAGGGCGACGTAGTCGATGCCGTCGAAAGTCGAGGTTGGCACCAGCGAGACACCACCGACACTGATGTCACGCTCCGACTCGGACGGCTCGGCGCCGGCCACGAACGCATGGGCCAGCACCACCGATCGGGCGTCGCGGCCGGCCAGGTCTGCGCGCACGCGCCGCATTGCCTCACCCAGGGCGGCCTCGTGCGAGCGAGCAGGCAGCTGCCAGGGCTCACGCAGCGCGTCGGGGTCGAGGTAGGGCAGCGCGTGGATGGCCACCTGGCCGTGCTCGTCGTCGAGCAGCACGGGCGTGCCGACGGTGGCCGGGTCGGTGCGGATGTGGACGCCGGCGGCGTCGATCAGCCGGGAGCCGAAACCCAGCCGCAGCGCGGAGTCGTGGTTGCCGCTCGTGACGACCAGCCGCGCCCGCGACGCAGCGAGGCGGGCGAACGCGTCGTCGGCCAGCCGAACGGCGTCGACATGGGGGAGTGCTCGGTCGTAGACGTCACCTGCGACCAGCACGACGTCGACCCGTTCGCGCTCGACGACCTGGAGCAGGTGGTCGACGAAGGCAGCCTGGTGCGCCAGCATGCCCTCCCGGTGGAAGGACCGGCCGAGATGCCAGTCGGAGGTGTGGAGCAGGCGCATGTGACGAACCTAGACGCGGTCACCGACACCGCGGCGTACCCACGCCGTCAGGTGTAGCGCACGCAGCGTTCGCCGCGGGTGAAGCCGTAGAGGACC
This is a stretch of genomic DNA from Nocardioides sp. InS609-2. It encodes these proteins:
- a CDS encoding exonuclease SbcCD subunit D produces the protein MRLLHTSDWHLGRSFHREGMLAHQAAFVDHLLQVVERERVDVVLVAGDVYDRALPHVDAVRLADDAFARLAASRARLVVTSGNHDSALRLGFGSRLIDAAGVHIRTDPATVGTPVLLDDEHGQVAIHALPYLDPDALREPWQLPARSHEAALGEAMRRVRADLAGRDARSVVLAHAFVAGAEPSESERDISVGGVSLVPTSTFDGIDYVALGHLHGRHTLTDHVRYSGSPLAYSFSEQAHVKGSWLVDLDAAGIAGARFVEAPVPRRLARLHGEIDALLNDPSLAAHTDDWVQVTLTDLPRPLRAMERLRTRFPHTLVIAFEPLGESGDDTPQSRVHGRSDHDIALDFVADLRGAPASATEAALLLAAHDACRDDPDADALHATQPVAEAG